One genomic segment of Pseudomonas chlororaphis subsp. aurantiaca includes these proteins:
- a CDS encoding ABC transporter permease, whose translation MSLRTLKVLLALIRHSMLAELEFRANAITNAVNTVVGMLLALYFLDAMFAEVGSLGGWNLHQVLALFGVALILEGLLEVWLFPSLHALSEKVRTGDLDYLLVRPVDSQFLVSCSKISLWELPRVLIGLAVVLYAMYSEGALGAGNLAAFLGLMAAGVAIFYSVFLITCTLSIWFVKIGDVWIISYTLMEIARFPVSAFPQTIRTILTFLVPVYFVSNVPVTGAMGMVGWPQVLGAILFAVAFLCLSRVFWLFALRSYSSASS comes from the coding sequence ATGAGCCTGAGAACCTTGAAAGTCCTGCTGGCCCTGATCAGGCATTCGATGCTCGCGGAACTGGAGTTTCGCGCCAATGCCATCACCAATGCGGTGAATACGGTGGTCGGCATGCTCCTGGCGCTGTACTTCCTCGATGCCATGTTCGCCGAAGTCGGCAGCCTGGGCGGCTGGAACCTCCACCAGGTGTTGGCGCTGTTCGGCGTGGCGCTGATCCTCGAGGGCCTGCTGGAGGTCTGGCTGTTTCCCAGCCTGCACGCGTTGTCGGAGAAGGTGCGCACCGGTGACCTGGATTACCTGCTGGTGCGTCCGGTCGACAGTCAGTTCCTGGTGTCCTGTTCGAAGATCAGCCTCTGGGAACTGCCCCGGGTACTGATCGGCCTTGCCGTGGTGCTGTACGCCATGTACAGCGAAGGCGCGCTGGGTGCAGGCAACCTCGCAGCGTTCCTCGGGCTGATGGCCGCGGGGGTGGCGATTTTCTACTCGGTGTTCCTGATCACCTGCACCTTGTCGATCTGGTTCGTGAAGATCGGCGATGTCTGGATCATCAGCTATACGCTGATGGAAATCGCACGGTTTCCGGTATCGGCCTTTCCGCAGACGATCCGCACGATACTGACCTTCCTCGTCCCGGTGTATTTCGTTTCCAACGTCCCGGTTACCGGGGCCATGGGCATGGTCGGATGGCCGCAGGTACTCGGCGCGATTCTGTTCGCTGTCGCCTTCCTGTGCCTGTCCAGGGTGTTCTGGCTGTTTGCCCTGAGGTCCTACAGCAGCGCTAGCAGCTAG
- a CDS encoding ABC transporter permease: MVALASLPGIAGRLIRTSVLVTVIYRAQLFVWLISGVAPLFMMLIWWELSRDQVIGGYAASDFVAYFLGIYLVRQLTAVWVIFVLNDEIRHGTLSGRLLKPVAPFWFHVAEHLGQMLVRAPIVVTVFCIGASLFDIDLPSIARQLPFFLVSLVLAWIIIFHIYYCVGLLAFWMANSVALDALVWSMYTVLGGTLIPVDLFPEATRSIVALLPFASALDFPVKVLIGKAAGIELLYGFVAQLFWVLVLVALRRGLWRQGLKRFSGAGI; this comes from the coding sequence ATGGTCGCCCTGGCTTCGTTGCCCGGCATTGCCGGGCGCCTGATCCGCACGAGCGTGCTGGTGACCGTGATCTACCGGGCGCAGCTGTTCGTGTGGCTGATCAGCGGCGTCGCGCCGTTGTTCATGATGCTGATCTGGTGGGAGCTTTCCCGGGACCAGGTGATTGGTGGGTACGCTGCAAGCGATTTCGTGGCGTATTTCCTGGGCATCTATCTGGTCAGGCAACTGACCGCGGTCTGGGTCATCTTCGTGCTGAACGACGAGATACGCCACGGCACCTTGTCGGGCCGCCTGCTCAAGCCGGTCGCGCCGTTCTGGTTCCATGTGGCCGAACATCTGGGGCAGATGCTGGTGCGCGCGCCGATCGTGGTGACGGTGTTTTGCATCGGCGCCTCCCTGTTCGACATTGACCTGCCGAGCATCGCCAGGCAGCTGCCGTTTTTCCTGGTCTCGCTGGTCCTGGCCTGGATCATCATTTTCCATATCTATTACTGCGTCGGCCTGCTGGCGTTCTGGATGGCCAACTCCGTGGCGCTGGATGCCCTGGTCTGGTCGATGTACACCGTTCTGGGCGGCACGCTCATTCCCGTCGACCTGTTCCCCGAGGCGACCCGCTCCATCGTCGCGCTGCTGCCATTCGCCTCGGCTCTGGATTTTCCCGTCAAGGTGCTGATCGGTAAGGCCGCGGGCATCGAGCTGCTGTACGGTTTCGTGGCCCAGCTGTTCTGGGTGCTGGTGCTGGTGGCGTTGCGCCGGGGCCTGTGGCGCCAGGGCCTGAAGCGCTTTTCCGGAGCCGGCATATGA